A genome region from Arachis duranensis cultivar V14167 chromosome 6, aradu.V14167.gnm2.J7QH, whole genome shotgun sequence includes the following:
- the LOC107492522 gene encoding LOW QUALITY PROTEIN: membrane-anchored ubiquitin-fold protein 3 (The sequence of the model RefSeq protein was modified relative to this genomic sequence to represent the inferred CDS: inserted 1 base in 1 codon), whose protein sequence is MAEREEIELKFRIYDGTDIAHRTYLPSTTVATLKQRLITEWPQGKTVTPKSVNDVKIIHAGKVLENNKTLADSRITFGDIPGXCYYHACCSATSIS, encoded by the exons ATGGCTGAACGAGAGGAGATTGAGCTTAAATTCCGCATATATGATGGAACTGATATAGCGCACAGGACTTACTTACCATCTACTACAGTTGCTACCCTTAAGCAAAGGCTAATTACCGAGTGGCCTCAAG GCAAAACAGTTACGCCAAAGTcagtaaatgatgtaaaaattATACATGCGGGCAAAGTTTTGGAAAACAACAAAACTCTTGCGGATTCCAGAATAACATTTGGTGACATCCCTG GGTGCTATTACCATGCATGTTGTAGTGCAACCTCCATTAGTTAA
- the LOC107492523 gene encoding E3 ubiquitin-protein ligase MIEL1 isoform X2 yields the protein MAEFSSASTLPTPPESQTRLHFGKLQHGCEHYKRRCKIRAPCCNQIFSCRHCHNDAMGSLSDPKERHELVRRDVKQVICSICDTEQEAAKVCANCGVNMGEYYCEICKFYDDNTEKGQFHCDECGICRVGGRDNFFHCPTCGSCYSVNLQGNHPCVENSMKSFCPVCYEYLFDSIKGTTIMTCGHTMHMDCFYEMAEQNQYRCPICSKTVFDMSRSWEHLDQEIIDDQILGFFANFLGIFIFVLVIAYLFVMADPMYEGN from the exons ATGGCAGAGTTCTCTTCCGCATCAACTCTTCCAACTCCACCTGAATCTCAAACTAGACTACACTTTGGGAAATTGCAGCACgg GTGCGAACACTACAAGAGACGTTGCAAAATTCGAGCTCCATGCTGCAACCAGATCTTCTCTTGCCGTCACTGCCACAACGACGCCATG GGTTCACTTAGCGATCCCAAGGAGCGCCATGAACTTGTCAGGCGCGATGTTAAGCAA gttaTATGTTCTATCTGTGATACTGAGCAAGAG GCTGCCAAGGTCTGTGCTAACTGTGGCGTCAACATGGGAGAATATTATTGTGAAATTTGCAAATTTTATGATGATAAt ACAGAGAAAGGACAGTTCCATTGCGACGAATGCGGGATTTGTAG GGTTGGTGGTCGTGATAATTTCTTCCACTGTCCGACATGTG GCTCTTGCTATTCAGTGAACTTGCAAGGCAACCACCCGTGTGTGGAGAACTCAATGAAGAGTTTCTGTCCTGTCTGTTATGAG TATCTGTTTGATTCAATAAAAGGTACCACAATTATGACTTGTGGACACACAATGCATATGGATTGCTTTTATGAAATGGCAGAGCAAAATCA GTATCGCTGTCCTATATGCTCAAAGACAGTTTTTGATATGTCTCGGAGCTGGGAACATTTAGATCAGGAG ATAATTGATGATCAAATTCTGGGTTTCTTTGCCAATTTCCTTGGCATCTTCATCTTTGTACTGGTGATAGCTTATCTTTTTGTTATGGCTGATCCAATGTATGAAGGGAATTAG
- the LOC107492523 gene encoding E3 ubiquitin-protein ligase MIEL1 isoform X1, giving the protein MAEFSSASTLPTPPESQTRLHFGKLQHGCEHYKRRCKIRAPCCNQIFSCRHCHNDAMGSLSDPKERHELVRRDVKQVICSICDTEQEAAKVCANCGVNMGEYYCEICKFYDDNTEKGQFHCDECGICRVGGRDNFFHCPTCGSCYSVNLQGNHPCVENSMKSFCPVCYEYLFDSIKGTTIMTCGHTMHMDCFYEMAEQNQYRCPICSKTVFDMSRSWEHLDQEIEAVPMPEEYNFEVSILCNDCNNAGRVSFHLFGHKCRNCGSYNTRRISAPES; this is encoded by the exons ATGGCAGAGTTCTCTTCCGCATCAACTCTTCCAACTCCACCTGAATCTCAAACTAGACTACACTTTGGGAAATTGCAGCACgg GTGCGAACACTACAAGAGACGTTGCAAAATTCGAGCTCCATGCTGCAACCAGATCTTCTCTTGCCGTCACTGCCACAACGACGCCATG GGTTCACTTAGCGATCCCAAGGAGCGCCATGAACTTGTCAGGCGCGATGTTAAGCAA gttaTATGTTCTATCTGTGATACTGAGCAAGAG GCTGCCAAGGTCTGTGCTAACTGTGGCGTCAACATGGGAGAATATTATTGTGAAATTTGCAAATTTTATGATGATAAt ACAGAGAAAGGACAGTTCCATTGCGACGAATGCGGGATTTGTAG GGTTGGTGGTCGTGATAATTTCTTCCACTGTCCGACATGTG GCTCTTGCTATTCAGTGAACTTGCAAGGCAACCACCCGTGTGTGGAGAACTCAATGAAGAGTTTCTGTCCTGTCTGTTATGAG TATCTGTTTGATTCAATAAAAGGTACCACAATTATGACTTGTGGACACACAATGCATATGGATTGCTTTTATGAAATGGCAGAGCAAAATCA GTATCGCTGTCCTATATGCTCAAAGACAGTTTTTGATATGTCTCGGAGCTGGGAACATTTAGATCAGGAG ATTGAAGCTGTTCCCATGCCTGAGGAATATAATTTTGAG GTTTCTATTCTGTGCAATGATTGTAACAATGCAGGCAGGGTTTCCTTTCACCTATTTGGTCACAAATGCAGAAACTGTGGTTCGTATAACACCCGCAGAATTTCAGCACCAGAAAGCTAG
- the LOC107492409 gene encoding uncharacterized protein LOC107492409 — MPPPHTLVLGRRIGGSDWPSRRLLPSSMVTGMSRATSFQVLRTSPVYVGGQLDESQAYFHRLFWTFPPCIETFRHCKPLVSIDGTHLYGKYGGTLLVTIAQDGNSNILPVAFALVEGENAESHNGIKAALETPDGGWLPLSAYRAFCIRHVAANFALTFKGKDARRLLVNAAYAKTDVEFHYWFDILRYEDPTICEWANRIEYSLWTQHCDEGRRFGHMTMNISECVNSILKGVRNLPVCSLVKATYGRLAELFVHKGREAEAQQGTGQQFTQHLVKCIEANLKTAKCFTVTLYDRDNSEFTVAKTTPTGSFSLGSYRVSLASQTCDCGYFQALHFPCPHALACCAYSRLTWEPYVHQVYRLSSVFSVYRMGFTPPIPEGFWPPYDGPTVIPDPNKRRAREDRPRSTRIRTNMDEADPNRPKRCGLRRQSGHTRWSCPQLRGTEHTEGHD, encoded by the exons ATGCCACCGCCGCACACTTTGGTTTTAGGCCGACGTATAGGAGGGTCTGATTGGCCAAGCAGAAGGCTGTTGCCCTCATCTATGGTGACTGGGATGAGTCGTGCAACGAGCTTCCAAG TCCTTAGGACAAGTCCTGTTTATGTTGGTGGACAACTGGACGAGTCTCAAGCTTATTTTCACAGACTATTCTGGACGTTTCCACCGTGTATCGAGACATTCCGTCATTGCAAGCCCCTAGTTAGTATTGACGGCACCCATCTCTATGGCAAGTATGGGGGAACGTTGCTTGTCACGATTGCACAGGACGGGAACTCCAACATACTCCCTGTGGCATTCGCATTAGTCGAGGGTGAGAATGCTGAGTC GCATAACGGCATTAAGGCCGCGCTTGAGACTCCTGACGGAGGATGGTTACCTCTGTCTGCATACCGGGCATTCTGCATTCGACATGTAGCGGCAAATTTTGCCCTAACCTTCAAGGGCAAAGACGCAAGGAGGCTACTTGTGAATGCGGCATACGCTAAGACCGATGTCGAGTTTCATTACTGGTTTGATATTCTGAGGTATGAAGACCCGACAATATGTGAATGGGCGAACCGGATTGAGTATTCATTGTGGACACAGCATTGTGATGAGGGGCGTAGATTCGGACACATGACGATGAATATCTCTGAGTGTGTGAACTCAATCCTTAAGGGTGTCAGAAACCTACCTGTGTGCTCGCTAGTGAAGGCAACATACGGAAGGTTGGCCGAATTATTTGTTCACAAAGGGAGAGAGGCTGAGGCGCAGCAGGGAACCGGACAACAATTTACTCAACACTTGGTCAAGTGTATAGAGGCCAACTTGAAGACGGCTAAATGCTTCACGGTGACTTTGTATGACAGGGATAACTCCGAGTTCACCGTCGCAAAGACGACTCCTACTGGTTCTTTCTCACTGGGTAGCTACAGAGTCTCGCTTGCATCTCAGACATGTGACTGCGGATACTTCCAGGCACTTCATTTCCCGTGTCCCCACGCACTGGCATGCTGTGCCTACTCACGGCTTACATGGGAGCCTTACGTCCACCAGGTGTATCGTCTTAGTTCGGTCTTCAGTGTGTATCGGATGGGTTTCACACCTCCCATTCCGGAGGGTTTCTGGCCACCATATGACGGGCCGACTGTCATCCCAGACCCGAATAAGAGGCGTGCAAGAGAAGATCGTCCGAGGTCCACTCGGATACGGACCAATATGGACGAGGCAGACCCGAACCGGCCAAAGAGATGTGGGCTTCGTCGGCAGTCCGGCCACACACGTTGGAGTTGCCCACAGCTCCGAGGAACAGAGCACACAGAGGGACATGATTAG
- the LOC107492524 gene encoding zinc finger protein CONSTANS-LIKE 13 — translation MTGSHQNSTHSASHTQQDKASTPSPCDYCNSSRSVLYCRADSAKLCFKCDREVHSTNQLFSKHTRTLLCDSCYDSPASILCSTESSVLCHNCDWESHNLSLPTVHERGPLEGFTACPSVSELLTILGFEDVGKKALLYGDGGGGGDGGGGEKNSADDFMGCEIEGFSDFFVWDAPSVVSLDDLISSSAPSHNFQAMEVPPLPKNRKSSCGRHREEILSQLRELAKSEPLDLDSEQQQYLQSGNMSTDLEHDFKTDKFPSYEWHRRSSEPMNQVVPLNTLLNEEVAVEHPTSAVSENNEGKTPISFKSETVSVVPKATPCELTSQERDSALLRYKQKKKTRRYEKHIRYESRKVRAQSRIRVKGRFAKMEH, via the exons ATGACTGGTTCTCATCAAAATTCAACACACTCTGCATCACACACACAACAAGATAAAGCTTCAACACCATCACCATGCGATTACTGCAACAGCTCCAGATCAGTTCTGTACTGCAGAGCAGATTCAGCGAAGCTCTGTTTCAAATGTGACCGCGAGGTTCATTCAACAAATCAGCTCTTCTCGAAGCACACACGCACTCTTCTCTGTGACTCTTGCTACGATTCCCCTGCTTCCATACTCTGTTCCACGGAATCCTCTGTTCTCTGCCATAATTGTGACTGGGAAAGTCACAACCTTTCTCTTCCAACCGTACACGAGAGAGGTCCCCTTGAAGGATTCACTGCTTGCCCTTCCGTTTCGGAGCTTTTAACCATTCTGGGGTTTGAAGATGTTGGGAAAAAGGCTCTGCTTtatggtgatggtggtggtggtggtgatggagGAGGAGGGGAAAAGAATTCTGCTGACGACTTTATGGGGTGTGAGATTGAAGGCTTTTCAGATTTCTTCGTTTGGGATGCTCCTTCTGTTGTTAGTCTCGATGATTTGATTTCTTCTTCTGCTCCTTCTCATAACTTTCAGGCTATGGAGGTTCCTCCACTCCCCAAG AATCGCAAGTCTTCTTGTGGGAGACATAGAGAAGAGATTCTTAGTCAGCTTCGTGAACTCGCAAAGTCTGAGCCTTTAGACTTAGACTCTGAACAACAACAATACTTGCAATCAGGGAACATGTCCACAGATCTTGAACATGATTTCAAGACTGATAAATTCCCTTCTTATGAG TGGCATAGAAGAAGCAGTGAACCTATGAATCAAGTTGTTCCTCTGAATACATTGTTGAATGAAGAAGTTGCAGTTGAACATCCAACTTCTGCAGTTTCGGAGAACAATGAGGGGAAAACACCGATATCTTTCAAATCCGAAACTGTATCAGTTGTTCCAAAAGCTACTCCATGTGAGTTAACAAGTCAAGAAAGAGATTCTGCTTTGTTACGgtacaagcaaaagaagaaaaccAGAAG ATATGAGAAGCACATAAGATATGAATCACGAAAAGTTCGGGCACAAAGCAGGATAAGAGTCAAGGGCCGATTTGCCAAGATGGAACACTGA
- the LOC107492410 gene encoding NAC domain-containing protein 91-like: MAELSAAATFTPSDEELIHFLSDKVKGQSMDEDAAINIHECEYLYGRNKNPWDIWRDFAGDVDAGRTALFFFSPNKKHHSTASRPIGAGVWEAEAETIDGEGIVGKGKNRRIGTKKCFIFDKSGTSYDGAWILHEYTLHGSSLHTNTSVDNSYVICKLIKNVEGEAHPVEVQFGDKRKRHAQSATTSGVQIDVNAPHSYVVLTTCHIYFKRNTKEQEVQFIPNELGRRMLLERKYDEDGLILSFIVKQGLPITNENLIRNLMQLQGGTRRGGKGL, encoded by the exons ATGGCAGAGCTAAGTGCGGCTGCAACCTTCACACCCAGCGATGAAGAACTCATTCATTTCCTCTCCGACAAGGTGAAAGGCCAATCCATGGACGAGGACGCCGCCATCAACATCCACGAATGTGAATACTTGTACGGCCGCAACAAGAACCCTTGGGACATTTGGCGTGACTTCGCGGGCGACGTTGATGCCGGCAGGACcgcccttttcttcttctcccccaACAAGAAGCACCATTCCACCGCCTCTCGCCCCATCGGAGCCGGCGTCTGGGAAGCTGAAGCAGAAACCATTGACGGCGAAGGCATCGTTGGCAAGGGCAAGAACCGCCGTATTGGGACCAAGAAATGTTTCATCTTTGACAAGAGTGGCACCTCCTACGATGGTGCATGGATCTTGCATGAATACACTCTTCATGGATCGTCGCTCCACACTAATACTTCA GTGGATAATAGCTATGTTATATGCAAATTGATAAAGAATGTAGAAGGTGAAGCTCATCCAGTTGAGGTGCAGTTtggagacaaaagaaaaaggcatGCGCAATCCGCCACCACCAGCGGCGTTCAAATTGATGTTAACGCTCCTCATTCATAT GTGGTGCTGACCACTTgtcatatatattttaagagGAACACTAAAGAACAAGAGGTCCAATTCATACCAAATGAACTTGGCAGGCGAATGTTGTTGGAAAG GAAATATGATGAGGATGGTTTAATTCTTTCTTTCATTGTTAAACAAGGATTACCAATCACGAACGAGAACCTCATCAGAAACCTCATGCAGCTGCAAGGGGGAACAAGAAGAGGTGGAAAAGGCCTCTAA